Proteins from a single region of Dyadobacter fanqingshengii:
- a CDS encoding tagaturonate reductase, with protein sequence MSRLFRENLGQLRNQPGLVVPDDSTFQLPEKVLQFGTGAFLRGLADYFIDKANRQGVFNGRIVVVKSTDEGDLKAFERQDNLYTICLRGSQNGVVREENIISSAISRVLSAKTQWSLVLDLAKNPAISIVISNTTEIGIQLVQDDIYQWPPVSFPGKLLAFLYARYVAFGGNPEYGVVIIPTELITDNGKKLESIVLELAHRNGLEAAFIDWLENHNSFCNSLVDRIVPGRPDENICKELAAELGYQDDLLITAEHYHLWAIEGDATIRKKLPFHEVDAGLIIEPDIELYRELKLRLLNGAHTLGSGLAHLCGFKTVDEAMENPLFATYLTNLMETEIAPAIPYPVVEERAMQFGRSVLERFHNPHLRHKWLNITQNYSAKMLSRVMPVFLKYEKTRDTFPEHITFGFAAYIFYMKPVRKDGDNYYGLANGAYYLIQDQKAGYFHQKWQIASLEDMVIAILKDQSISQKDLSKSEAIRKNVVSHLESLKQLGALDTLKLFLEKTEYA encoded by the coding sequence ATGAGCCGCCTTTTTCGCGAAAATCTTGGCCAGTTAAGAAATCAGCCAGGGCTTGTTGTCCCGGACGATAGTACTTTCCAACTGCCTGAAAAAGTGCTTCAATTTGGCACAGGCGCATTTTTACGGGGCCTTGCCGATTATTTCATTGATAAGGCCAACAGACAAGGCGTTTTCAACGGGCGCATTGTGGTGGTGAAGTCTACGGACGAAGGCGACCTGAAAGCATTTGAGCGACAGGATAATCTATACACAATATGTTTGCGCGGCAGCCAAAATGGTGTCGTGCGGGAGGAAAACATCATTTCCTCGGCTATTAGCAGGGTTTTGTCGGCTAAAACGCAATGGTCGCTCGTGTTGGATCTTGCGAAAAATCCTGCGATCAGCATTGTGATTTCTAACACCACGGAAATTGGTATCCAGCTTGTTCAGGATGATATTTATCAATGGCCTCCCGTTTCATTTCCAGGAAAATTACTTGCATTTTTATATGCCCGTTATGTAGCTTTTGGCGGAAATCCGGAATATGGCGTGGTCATTATTCCAACAGAGCTGATCACCGATAATGGTAAAAAACTCGAATCCATTGTGCTGGAATTAGCACATAGGAACGGGCTGGAAGCAGCATTTATAGACTGGCTTGAAAATCACAATTCATTCTGCAATTCACTTGTGGACAGAATTGTACCGGGAAGGCCTGACGAGAACATATGCAAAGAGCTGGCCGCTGAACTCGGTTACCAGGACGATTTGCTGATCACTGCGGAACATTATCATTTGTGGGCCATAGAAGGTGACGCGACCATCCGTAAAAAGCTGCCATTCCACGAAGTCGATGCAGGTTTGATCATTGAACCGGACATTGAATTATATCGTGAGCTGAAATTGAGACTGCTCAATGGTGCGCACACACTCGGAAGCGGCCTGGCTCACTTATGTGGTTTCAAAACCGTGGATGAAGCGATGGAAAACCCGCTTTTCGCTACTTATCTGACTAATCTAATGGAAACGGAAATTGCACCTGCGATTCCTTATCCGGTCGTCGAAGAGCGGGCCATGCAATTCGGCCGCAGTGTGCTCGAACGCTTCCATAATCCGCATTTAAGGCACAAATGGCTGAACATTACCCAAAATTATTCTGCCAAAATGCTTTCGCGTGTAATGCCGGTTTTTTTAAAATATGAAAAAACCCGCGACACTTTTCCGGAACACATTACATTCGGATTTGCAGCTTACATTTTTTATATGAAGCCTGTGCGAAAAGATGGTGATAACTATTACGGGCTCGCTAATGGTGCTTATTATTTGATTCAGGACCAAAAAGCTGGTTATTTTCATCAGAAATGGCAGATTGCGTCGCTGGAAGATATGGTTATCGCCATTTTAAAAGATCAATCAATCTCGCAAAAAGA